A window from Alkalicoccobacillus plakortidis encodes these proteins:
- the dagF gene encoding 2-dehydro-3-deoxy-phosphogluconate aldolase: MSSLSKRFYKDRVALNVLANSIDNAKDIFQAAEGYVVVGVLSKNYPTVDEAVKAMKEYGEVIEDAVSIGLGAGDNRQAAVVAEISTHYSGSHINQVLPSVGATRANLNGNESWINALVSPTGKPGYVNLSTGPISAEQKEQAIVPVEAAIALVRDMGGNALKYFPMKGLTTEEEYRAVAKACGEAGFALEPTGGIDKENFEAILRIALEAGVPKIIPHVYSSIIDKESGNTNIEDVKELMITIKKLVDEHE; this comes from the coding sequence ATGTCGAGTCTCTCAAAACGCTTTTATAAAGATCGAGTGGCACTGAACGTACTAGCAAACAGTATAGACAATGCGAAGGATATTTTTCAAGCAGCAGAGGGGTATGTTGTCGTTGGGGTGCTTTCAAAAAATTACCCAACCGTAGACGAAGCGGTAAAAGCTATGAAGGAGTACGGTGAGGTGATTGAAGATGCTGTCTCCATTGGGCTTGGAGCGGGAGATAATCGTCAGGCGGCGGTTGTGGCTGAGATTTCTACGCACTACTCAGGCAGTCATATTAACCAGGTGCTTCCGTCTGTAGGAGCCACTCGTGCGAATCTAAATGGAAATGAAAGCTGGATTAATGCGCTCGTTTCTCCAACAGGTAAGCCAGGTTACGTGAATCTCTCAACAGGACCCATCAGTGCCGAGCAAAAGGAACAGGCGATTGTTCCGGTTGAGGCTGCGATCGCCCTTGTGCGAGACATGGGAGGGAATGCATTAAAGTACTTTCCGATGAAAGGATTAACGACAGAAGAGGAATACCGTGCCGTGGCAAAGGCGTGTGGAGAAGCAGGATTCGCACTCGAACCAACGGGTGGCATTGATAAGGAGAACTTTGAGGCAATTCTGCGTATTGCTCTGGAGGCAGGTGTGCCGAAAATTATCCCTCATGTGTATTCATCGATTATTGATAAGGAATCTGGTAACACGAACATTGAGGACGTAAAAGAGTTGATGATCACCATTAAAAAGCTGGTTGATGAGCATGAGTAA
- a CDS encoding DgaE family pyridoxal phosphate-dependent ammonia lyase, with the protein MANTLSAKYGLKRVINASGRMTILGTSTASDTVMEAMSQGGQQYVEIADLVDRAGQYVAGIVGSEDAVVVNSASSGIALSIAALVTKGDTRKSLRLHQEPLIHNEILMLKGHNVQYGAPIETMIYLGGGRLVEAGYANEGTANHIEEAISEKTVAIVYVKSHHAVQKNMIPVEEAWEVAKRNGIPLIVDAAAEEDLQKYVRYSDLVIYSGSKAIEGPTSGLVAGKKQYIDWIKVQLKGIGRSMKVGKETTFGLLQALDEFGEKQDTSAQEKEELQILLALNELAGVSVDIVQDEAGRRIFRARIKIDEGAAGVNAMQLAEKLRKGDIAIYTRDYGVREGFFDIDPRPLSGDDLQVLESRIRQLIGGQ; encoded by the coding sequence GTGGCGAATACATTAAGTGCTAAGTACGGGTTGAAGCGTGTGATTAATGCAAGCGGTCGAATGACGATTCTAGGAACCTCGACGGCATCAGATACGGTGATGGAGGCGATGTCACAGGGTGGACAGCAGTATGTAGAGATTGCGGATCTAGTGGATAGGGCTGGACAGTATGTTGCAGGTATTGTTGGTTCAGAGGATGCGGTAGTGGTCAACTCTGCATCCAGTGGAATTGCCCTATCAATTGCGGCTCTTGTTACAAAGGGAGATACTCGCAAAAGCTTACGACTTCATCAGGAGCCACTGATACACAACGAAATCCTGATGCTGAAAGGCCACAATGTGCAATACGGCGCCCCTATTGAAACGATGATCTACTTAGGTGGTGGCAGGTTAGTTGAGGCAGGCTATGCAAATGAGGGGACAGCTAATCACATTGAAGAAGCGATCTCAGAGAAGACGGTAGCCATTGTGTACGTGAAGTCTCATCATGCTGTGCAAAAGAACATGATTCCAGTAGAAGAGGCGTGGGAAGTAGCAAAGCGTAACGGGATTCCGCTCATTGTGGATGCGGCGGCAGAAGAGGATCTTCAAAAATACGTTCGTTACTCGGATCTTGTGATCTATAGTGGTTCAAAAGCCATCGAAGGACCGACTTCGGGCTTGGTTGCAGGGAAGAAGCAGTACATTGATTGGATAAAGGTACAGCTAAAAGGTATTGGTAGAAGCATGAAGGTTGGCAAGGAAACGACCTTTGGCTTACTTCAAGCCTTGGATGAATTTGGAGAAAAGCAGGATACAAGCGCACAGGAGAAGGAAGAGTTACAGATCCTTCTCGCTTTAAATGAACTAGCGGGTGTCTCGGTAGACATTGTCCAGGATGAAGCTGGTCGTCGTATTTTTAGGGCACGGATCAAGATAGATGAAGGTGCGGCAGGTGTCAATGCCATGCAGCTTGCTGAGAAATTGCGCAAGGGAGACATCGCGATCTACACACGCGATTACGGAGTGCGGGAAGGCTTCTTTGATATTGATCCTCGTCCTCTTAGTGGCGATGATCTTCAGGTGTTGGAATCTAGAATACGTCAGCTTATTGGAGGTCAGTAA
- a CDS encoding amidohydrolase/deacetylase family metallohydrolase, with amino-acid sequence MEDRIVLRNVMKLTGEPMDLVIDLGTLIEIAEPGQGDGAVIDCTGMYVSSGWIDLHVHAFPELEPYGDEIDEIGVKQGVTTIVDAGSTGADRIDELLASARDAKTNVFAFLNISRIGLERVDELSNLAWINRQAVMDAISTHGDLIAGLKARISRSVVGESGLEPLRVARELSVETGKPLMVHIGSGPPDIEEIVPLLEANDVITHYLNGKKNNLFNDNMKPLSVLRDAIARGVQLDVGHGTASFSFKVAEAAKSHGIHFDTISTDIYRGNRLNGPVYSMANLLTKFLSLGYSLQEVIDGVTVNPARWLGMPELAHMKVGEPANLTLFSVQDQEVTLVDSEGEERVSTKTIMAEGVFARGEYIKC; translated from the coding sequence ATGGAAGATCGGATCGTGTTACGGAATGTGATGAAGCTAACTGGAGAACCGATGGATTTGGTGATCGATCTAGGAACACTTATTGAGATCGCTGAGCCGGGTCAAGGCGATGGAGCTGTGATCGACTGCACGGGGATGTATGTATCCAGTGGGTGGATTGATTTACATGTTCATGCGTTTCCTGAATTGGAGCCGTATGGCGATGAGATTGATGAGATAGGTGTGAAGCAAGGTGTAACAACAATTGTTGATGCGGGGAGTACGGGTGCAGACCGGATTGATGAATTACTCGCGAGTGCTAGAGACGCCAAGACCAATGTGTTTGCTTTTTTAAATATCTCGAGGATTGGCTTGGAGCGTGTGGATGAGCTTTCAAATTTAGCTTGGATTAATCGTCAGGCTGTGATGGATGCGATTAGCACGCATGGTGATTTGATTGCTGGATTAAAGGCACGTATCAGCAGGTCTGTGGTTGGTGAGTCGGGTCTAGAGCCGTTACGAGTAGCACGCGAACTCTCTGTAGAGACAGGAAAACCTTTGATGGTACATATCGGATCGGGTCCTCCGGACATAGAAGAGATCGTTCCCTTATTAGAAGCAAATGATGTGATCACCCATTATCTAAACGGTAAGAAAAATAATTTATTTAACGATAATATGAAACCGCTTTCTGTTTTGCGTGACGCGATAGCAAGAGGTGTCCAGCTAGATGTCGGGCACGGTACAGCAAGTTTTTCATTTAAGGTAGCCGAGGCTGCTAAGTCACATGGGATACATTTCGATACGATCAGTACGGATATCTATCGAGGCAATCGACTTAATGGGCCTGTATATAGTATGGCGAATCTATTAACGAAATTTCTTTCACTCGGTTATTCCCTTCAAGAGGTCATTGATGGAGTCACTGTAAATCCTGCTAGGTGGCTCGGGATGCCGGAGCTTGCTCACATGAAGGTGGGAGAGCCAGCGAACTTAACATTATTCTCGGTTCAGGACCAAGAGGTGACACTTGTTGATTCTGAAGGAGAAGAGAGAGTTTCAACAAAAACAATCATGGCAGAGGGGGTATTTGCTCGTGGCGAATACATTAAGTGCTAA
- a CDS encoding Ig-like domain-containing protein, with the protein MTELKVDRIHDVHLQISLGQTAKLPETVTVSFNDRSTQEVPVSWDEEAFQQALESGLGSYVINGTVEDGQQVKAHLEITQENVVKNPSFEDSERAMWEITYGEGLRPHTSFQHNPNDARTGSYALHFHSEEEVDFKIEQRITGLEPGYYDLSMFIQGGDASESDMYLYAHTSEEEYRQDTAVRGWNNWDQPEINEILVLDGDITIGANVTANANAWGTIDDFSLVRVGDIDQHDLNEQLSETLEGYIASGDITGPLVSQLQNSLKQARHHYDAGRTGQYEHFLNKFLTQMNNHNKHITAHAKEELEKKTRLMLEQ; encoded by the coding sequence GTGACAGAATTAAAGGTTGATCGAATACATGATGTTCATCTCCAGATTAGCCTTGGTCAAACAGCAAAGTTACCTGAAACGGTAACAGTCAGCTTTAATGACCGAAGTACTCAGGAGGTACCAGTAAGCTGGGACGAGGAAGCATTCCAGCAAGCTCTAGAAAGTGGACTGGGATCATATGTGATTAACGGAACAGTAGAAGATGGACAACAAGTAAAAGCACATCTCGAAATCACTCAAGAAAATGTTGTGAAGAATCCTAGTTTTGAAGATAGTGAGAGAGCGATGTGGGAGATCACGTATGGGGAAGGGCTACGTCCTCACACAAGCTTTCAACATAACCCAAACGATGCGAGAACAGGTAGCTATGCGTTGCATTTTCACTCAGAGGAAGAAGTTGATTTCAAAATAGAGCAGCGCATCACTGGTTTGGAGCCTGGATACTATGATTTATCTATGTTTATCCAAGGTGGAGATGCAAGTGAATCAGATATGTATCTTTACGCACATACATCAGAAGAAGAGTATCGACAGGATACAGCGGTTCGCGGTTGGAACAACTGGGATCAACCTGAAATAAACGAGATTCTAGTATTAGATGGAGACATAACAATTGGAGCAAATGTAACAGCAAATGCAAACGCATGGGGAACAATCGATGATTTCAGTCTCGTTCGTGTTGGTGATATAGATCAACATGACTTGAATGAGCAGCTCTCGGAAACGCTTGAGGGCTATATCGCTTCCGGCGACATAACGGGGCCACTTGTATCACAGCTTCAAAATAGCTTAAAACAGGCCAGACATCATTATGATGCAGGAAGAACAGGACAGTACGAGCATTTCCTGAACAAGTTCCTCACACAAATGAATAATCACAATAAGCATATAACGGCTCATGCTAAGGAAGAATTGGAGAAGAAAACGAGGTTAATGCTAGAGCAGTAA
- a CDS encoding beta galactosidase jelly roll domain-containing protein: MEKTIYINDQEKTVQLHFPNEMNTLEILVENMGRANYGKHLTDKKGIIRNLWLGEQYWFDWKMHVIELDVLPSDYAGGKEERFPKFYQGSFDASECHDTFVDTEGFIKGNVFVNGFNLGRYWNAMGPQRTLYVPGPLLKEKDNTITILELEGTTADEITLVDQPKLG, encoded by the coding sequence TTGGAGAAGACGATCTACATTAACGATCAAGAAAAAACCGTTCAGCTACACTTCCCAAATGAAATGAACACACTGGAGATCCTTGTTGAGAACATGGGGCGAGCCAATTACGGTAAGCATCTGACAGACAAGAAGGGGATCATTCGTAACCTTTGGTTAGGGGAGCAATATTGGTTTGATTGGAAGATGCATGTGATTGAGCTAGATGTCCTTCCTAGTGATTATGCGGGAGGGAAGGAGGAGCGTTTTCCTAAGTTCTATCAGGGAAGCTTCGATGCTAGCGAATGTCACGATACATTTGTGGACACGGAAGGCTTTATAAAAGGGAATGTATTTGTTAACGGGTTTAACTTAGGTCGCTACTGGAATGCCATGGGACCACAGCGGACCTTATACGTACCTGGGCCGTTATTAAAGGAAAAAGACAATACGATCACCATATTAGAGCTTGAGGGAACGACGGCAGATGAAATTACGTTAGTCGATCAGCCTAAGCTAGGTTAA
- a CDS encoding glycoside hydrolase family 35 protein, with protein sequence MLQAQNGEFMLDGKPFQVLSGAIHYFRTVPEYWEDRLRKLKAIGLNTVETYVAWNVHEPKKGEFHFSGLADLETFIETAQKLDLYVIVRPSPYICAEWEMGGLPAWLLVEGDMVLRSSHPAFLRHIEEYFNVLLPKIEKHLSKYGGPVIAMQIENEYGAYGNDQAYLEFFKGQYEKHGIDTFLFTSDGPVFIEQGSLPVVTTTLNFGSRVEEAFHTLEQYKPGSPKMVAEFWIGLFDHWGGEHHTRDPKDAANVFEDLMKINASLNVYMFHGGTNFGFMNGANHYDEYYPTITSYDYDSLLTESGDITQKYRDVKDVLRKYVDVPEDIENEIPTKTYGSVKLQESVSLFDTLHDISSVKEHLVPLSMEDAGQAYGLILYQTEVNRKGELTLDTEPIRDRAYVYINGKLGEDDLH encoded by the coding sequence ATGTTGCAAGCTCAAAACGGAGAATTTATGTTAGATGGCAAGCCTTTTCAGGTGTTGTCTGGAGCCATTCATTACTTTCGAACGGTGCCTGAGTACTGGGAGGACCGCCTCCGCAAGCTGAAGGCAATTGGTCTGAATACAGTGGAGACCTATGTTGCTTGGAATGTTCATGAGCCTAAAAAGGGAGAGTTTCATTTCTCGGGTCTCGCAGATCTTGAGACGTTTATTGAAACGGCTCAGAAGCTAGATTTGTACGTAATAGTCAGGCCTTCTCCATACATTTGTGCGGAGTGGGAGATGGGTGGGTTGCCTGCGTGGTTATTAGTAGAAGGAGATATGGTGCTTCGCTCCAGTCATCCAGCGTTTTTACGTCATATTGAAGAGTACTTTAACGTACTTCTTCCAAAGATTGAGAAGCATTTAAGTAAGTACGGGGGACCGGTTATTGCGATGCAAATTGAAAATGAATATGGTGCGTATGGGAACGATCAAGCGTACCTTGAATTTTTCAAAGGGCAATACGAAAAGCATGGAATCGATACGTTTCTGTTCACTTCGGATGGGCCAGTGTTTATCGAACAAGGCTCGTTACCAGTTGTAACAACGACGCTGAATTTTGGTTCACGGGTAGAGGAAGCGTTTCATACGTTAGAACAGTATAAGCCCGGCTCTCCGAAAATGGTCGCTGAATTCTGGATCGGCTTGTTTGATCATTGGGGAGGCGAGCATCATACAAGAGATCCAAAAGATGCTGCGAATGTGTTTGAGGACTTAATGAAAATCAACGCCTCGTTGAATGTCTATATGTTCCACGGGGGCACGAATTTTGGCTTTATGAATGGTGCTAATCACTATGACGAGTATTATCCAACCATTACAAGCTATGACTATGACAGCTTGTTAACGGAGAGCGGAGACATCACTCAGAAGTACAGAGATGTGAAAGATGTCTTACGTAAATACGTGGATGTACCGGAAGACATCGAGAATGAGATTCCAACAAAAACTTATGGTTCCGTCAAACTACAGGAGTCTGTCAGTTTATTCGATACCTTACACGACATAAGCTCTGTGAAAGAACACTTGGTTCCACTATCCATGGAGGATGCAGGACAAGCATACGGGCTTATTTTATATCAAACGGAAGTGAACCGAAAAGGGGAATTAACGTTAGATACAGAGCCTATCCGTGACCGTGCCTATGTGTATATAAACGGGAAGCTTGGAGAAGACGATCTACATTAA
- a CDS encoding helix-turn-helix domain-containing protein, which produces MGVCSCLVKNIAFLVGFNDVSNFVATFKKIEGMTPKVYRQSYQHQSGRLPSEG; this is translated from the coding sequence TTGGGCGTATGCAGTTGTCTCGTTAAAAACATAGCCTTCCTTGTGGGCTTTAATGATGTCAGTAACTTTGTTGCGACCTTTAAGAAAATTGAAGGGATGACACCGAAGGTCTATCGCCAAAGCTATCAGCATCAATCAGGAAGACTGCCGAGTGAGGGGTAG
- a CDS encoding DUF2357 domain-containing protein → MLALNQFVIKWEDTNIQLEIQMITGEKGSIIQLEDSKPNVFGYLSAENKEEEFPTLGYNIPKLNMFHSLLLREESSYLLKILLPKKHLEESDFSSPFANSYVNHFIKLFPSNIWRKIRINEQEFIEVLGELHTKNFVGTLDLSINNRHSFLCEVAAKKVNYENSYSELLNNIAEESSNLIMQFSGLTSTKVLNDNSNSIIFSKVIQLRSIMKELPLAIDIILNNIHSNIDKESILEPIGFGHISDYSSITSKSYVLDLQVGGTLNKKFRGYTPQKIISDQSKESIDTVENRYVKNFLEETHYLVNNLVRQIRLVIKKSSKNKLYKIYISETNSWLTILEDYLNNNIFRKVSKLKYFPSNSQVLQNRVGYQDLLLLDLRLQSGLSLSWNPIEAITSDVYVKPIYELYEIWCFFIIRNSLGNIFGTENKESNVWYQENGSINFNLKKGTNSCLVYQRNKIKVNLYYNKEFSKQTTLGKSYSIKLRPDFTIFISDSTRRENGYYIHFDAKYRIEKLNQYHELDTKTSKKDDLVKMHAYKDAIDKSLGSYVLYPGNEFINFQESSTILPGIGAIPLIPNINDTKNKFELFLVEITNFITDKILKNK, encoded by the coding sequence ATGTTGGCTTTAAATCAATTTGTTATTAAATGGGAAGATACTAACATACAATTAGAAATTCAGATGATAACAGGAGAAAAAGGTTCTATTATTCAATTAGAGGATTCGAAACCAAATGTTTTTGGTTATTTATCGGCGGAAAATAAAGAGGAAGAATTTCCGACATTAGGATATAATATTCCCAAACTAAATATGTTTCATTCATTATTACTAAGAGAAGAGTCCTCCTATTTATTAAAGATATTACTTCCAAAAAAACATTTAGAAGAAAGCGACTTCTCTAGTCCTTTTGCTAATAGCTATGTAAATCATTTTATTAAACTGTTCCCAAGTAACATTTGGAGAAAAATAAGAATCAATGAGCAAGAATTTATTGAAGTTTTAGGGGAACTCCATACTAAAAATTTTGTTGGTACCTTAGATTTATCAATAAATAATAGACACTCTTTTTTATGTGAAGTAGCGGCTAAGAAAGTAAATTATGAAAATTCATACAGTGAATTATTAAATAATATAGCTGAAGAATCTAGCAATTTAATAATGCAATTTAGCGGGTTAACAAGTACGAAGGTATTAAACGATAATTCAAATTCGATAATTTTTAGTAAAGTAATACAATTAAGAAGTATAATGAAAGAGTTACCTTTAGCTATTGATATAATCCTTAATAATATTCACTCTAATATAGATAAGGAATCTATTTTAGAACCAATTGGGTTTGGTCATATTTCTGACTATTCTAGTATTACTAGTAAATCTTATGTGTTGGATTTGCAAGTAGGAGGAACACTTAACAAGAAGTTTAGGGGATATACACCCCAAAAAATAATTTCTGATCAGAGTAAGGAATCAATTGACACAGTAGAAAACAGATACGTTAAAAATTTCTTAGAAGAAACACACTATCTGGTGAATAATCTAGTTCGTCAGATACGTCTGGTTATTAAAAAAAGTAGTAAAAATAAACTTTATAAGATTTATATTAGTGAAACAAATAGTTGGCTTACGATTTTAGAAGACTATTTAAACAATAATATTTTTAGGAAGGTAAGTAAGCTTAAATATTTTCCTTCAAATTCACAAGTATTACAAAATAGAGTGGGATATCAAGATTTATTATTGTTGGATTTAAGACTTCAAAGTGGGCTTTCATTATCTTGGAATCCAATCGAGGCAATTACCAGTGACGTATACGTTAAACCTATATATGAACTTTATGAAATTTGGTGTTTCTTTATAATTAGGAACTCTTTAGGGAATATTTTTGGAACAGAAAATAAAGAAAGCAATGTATGGTATCAGGAGAATGGAAGTATTAATTTTAATTTAAAAAAGGGTACTAATAGTTGTCTTGTATACCAAAGAAATAAAATAAAAGTTAATTTATACTATAATAAAGAATTTAGTAAGCAAACAACTTTAGGTAAGTCATATTCGATAAAACTAAGACCTGATTTTACAATATTTATTTCAGATAGTACTAGAAGAGAAAATGGTTATTATATACATTTTGATGCGAAATATAGGATCGAAAAATTAAATCAATATCATGAATTAGATACTAAAACAAGCAAAAAAGATGATCTAGTAAAAATGCACGCCTACAAAGATGCTATAGATAAATCATTAGGCTCCTATGTTTTATATCCAGGAAACGAATTTATTAACTTTCAAGAAAGTTCAACTATATTACCCGGAATTGGTGCGATTCCACTGATACCGAATATTAACGATACTAAGAACAAATTCGAATTATTTTTAGTTGAAATAACAAATTTTATAACGGATAAGATTTTAAAAAATAAATAA